In bacterium, the genomic stretch CTGTGTGGTGGTTCTGCCGTGTCAAATGCCATGTCCTGCGTCCCTCCAGGGGCGCGCTCACGATCGTGGGATGCCGTCGTATGATATCGTGAAGGATGTGAACGTGAGGCCGGCCGCCCCCGGAGACCTGGAGCAGGTCAGTGCCCTGCGCGCTCGGCTCTGGCCCGACACCCCGACAGAGGAGCATCGAGAAGAGGTGCGTGCGATCCTCGCCGGCCGTCCTCGAAGCACGATGCCGCTCGTTGTCTTCGTCGCAGAAGACGAGGGTGGGTTGATCGGCTTCGTGGAAGTCGGGCTCCGCTCGCATGCCGATGGGTGCAACCCGACCCGTCCCTGCGGTTTTGTCGAAGGGTGGTACGTCGCGCCGGAGCACAAGGGCCGGGGCGCCGGACGCCTGTTGATGCAGCGCGCGGAAGCCTGGGCGCGGGAGCAAGGCTGCGCAGAGCTCGCCTCCAACACGTGGATCGACAACGAGGAATCGCAGCGGGCCCACGCGGCTCTCGGATTCGAGGTCGTCGACCGTTGCGTGAACTACCGCAAGAAGCTCTGAGTCGCTGCCGGAGTCATTGTACCGAAACTATGCCCCAACAAAGGGATTCTACGCGGAGGCGCACCGATGAGATGGCAAGGAGTTGCGGTTCTTCTGTTCCTTATCACGGCCGCGAGCCGGTCGGGACCGGTTGACACTGCCGCGGCCACCGCAAGGACCGTGGGGGTGGTGGATTTCTATTCCCCCACCCCGCTGGGCGCGTTTGGCTTCGTGCCCGAACGCTTCGCCGCAGACGAGCTCTCCACGTTGCTCGCCCAATCGGGGGCGGGCCAGCTTACGTTCGTTCCACGAGATTCGATGGAGAAAGCGGAGGCGTCCGTGGGCTGGCAAAACATAGATGTCCTCCATTTCGAGAGGCTCCGGGTCCTGGCCCAGGCCGCGGGGGCCAATGCGCTTGTGGTGGGATGGATTCCGCTGCTTGCAGTTCGCGCCGGCGGT encodes the following:
- a CDS encoding GNAT family N-acetyltransferase — encoded protein: MPSYDIVKDVNVRPAAPGDLEQVSALRARLWPDTPTEEHREEVRAILAGRPRSTMPLVVFVAEDEGGLIGFVEVGLRSHADGCNPTRPCGFVEGWYVAPEHKGRGAGRLLMQRAEAWAREQGCAELASNTWIDNEESQRAHAALGFEVVDRCVNYRKKL